In a genomic window of Roseomonas aeriglobus:
- a CDS encoding conjugative relaxase, translated as MLSVASVRSASGAAGYFAKDDYYTVDDSSEVSAWGGEGASDLGLSGEVAKDAFEGILNGILPSGEGVAQVENRRSGVDLTFSAPKSVSLLAYVTGDKRILGENGANMKAVARAMAWVEKNLAEGRKDVEGRKVPVQTGNLVFALFQHDTSRALDPQAHVHAVIANLTKMPDGKWQALHADKIWSNNTVIGSIYHAFLREEMEKLGYRLELKGKHGTFEVAGVPKAVLEAFSQRREAILEKAAELGITSPKGRDSVTTNTRDPKLNVEDRDGLRREWIEKAAALGFDGKALLEAALARSEQREPGSALERGYRAVSEALTNAWEKLGDVLKPHDPLVDRGLARVTHSPAEARAQLAVASAVRMLSEREAAFNVNQLGKTALDLGLKGVTVDHVERRIAQLVERGQLIAGEARVGDTRPRMVTTQEALRTEERILKAVEQGKGASTPMIAASEAPERLQAHADRELNAGQLAAATLIVSSEDRTVVVQGIAGAGKSTMLQSVARVAEAEGRAVTGLAFQNKMVADLAEGAGIKSQTIASFILANERHVTNRQGDAYEQARAVFGGQMLVVDETSMVSSDDMLKLHQISAALGVDKLVLVGDRQQLSSIDAGKSFALIQAGGGTMARMDENIRQRTDQLRTVAALANVGEAGKAMKVLGDSVIEHNSPALHAAEMWLGLSSADRESTAVFASGRASRAIINQRIQDGLAAEKTVRGEGIHLTVYERVNTTREELRYASTYRPGQTLEVGRGGGQDVGLAAGRYDVDKVHPNGKVDLLDGRRRIRFDPQKLSPTEKRDRLQLSEKKDLHLREGDRIRWTANDKGRGLHNAALARVLTIDASGVTVETASKERLTLDLGDPMLSRLDLAYSLNMHMAQGITTDKAITVMSSQERNLSNQRLFNVGVTRVRDEMTMVVDDKAKLERQLDNNPGNKTSALETVGRLDVDRERGTGTSPREKFDPGPVDLSDLPPLPGDPPLPTAGKGQAASAPGDPLKSPPELKPDRSDVLPPLPERSLGLDL; from the coding sequence GTGCTCTCGGTCGCCTCCGTCCGTTCCGCCTCCGGCGCCGCCGGCTACTTCGCCAAGGACGACTATTACACCGTCGACGACAGCTCGGAGGTCAGTGCCTGGGGCGGCGAGGGCGCCTCCGACCTGGGCTTGTCCGGCGAGGTGGCGAAGGATGCCTTCGAAGGCATCCTGAACGGTATTCTGCCGAGCGGGGAGGGCGTGGCACAGGTCGAGAACCGGCGATCGGGCGTCGACCTCACCTTCTCGGCTCCGAAGTCGGTGTCGCTGCTCGCCTATGTCACCGGCGACAAGCGGATCCTCGGCGAGAACGGCGCCAACATGAAGGCGGTCGCGCGGGCGATGGCCTGGGTCGAGAAGAACCTCGCCGAAGGGCGCAAGGACGTGGAAGGGCGCAAGGTTCCGGTGCAGACCGGCAACCTCGTCTTCGCCTTGTTCCAGCATGACACGAGCCGCGCCCTCGATCCTCAGGCGCACGTCCACGCAGTAATCGCCAACCTGACCAAGATGCCCGACGGCAAATGGCAGGCGCTCCATGCCGACAAGATCTGGAGCAACAACACGGTGATCGGCTCGATCTACCACGCCTTCCTGCGCGAGGAGATGGAGAAGCTGGGCTACAGGCTAGAGCTCAAGGGCAAGCACGGGACGTTCGAGGTAGCCGGTGTCCCCAAGGCGGTGCTGGAGGCGTTCAGCCAGCGCCGCGAAGCCATTCTCGAGAAGGCGGCCGAGCTCGGCATTACCTCTCCCAAAGGGCGCGACAGCGTCACCACCAATACGCGCGATCCCAAGCTGAATGTTGAGGACCGCGACGGCCTCCGACGCGAGTGGATCGAGAAGGCGGCGGCCCTCGGCTTCGATGGCAAGGCCCTGCTCGAGGCGGCGCTTGCAAGATCCGAACAGCGCGAGCCGGGAAGCGCTCTCGAGCGCGGCTATCGCGCCGTCTCCGAGGCGCTTACGAACGCCTGGGAAAAGCTTGGCGACGTCCTCAAGCCGCACGATCCTCTCGTCGATCGGGGCCTGGCTCGGGTGACCCACTCGCCGGCAGAAGCTCGTGCGCAGCTGGCTGTTGCGTCCGCCGTGCGCATGCTTTCCGAGCGTGAAGCCGCCTTCAACGTCAACCAGCTCGGCAAGACCGCTCTGGATCTCGGTCTGAAGGGCGTCACGGTCGACCATGTCGAGCGGCGGATCGCTCAGCTTGTGGAACGCGGCCAGCTGATCGCGGGCGAGGCGCGCGTGGGCGACACCCGGCCCCGCATGGTGACCACGCAGGAGGCCCTCAGGACCGAGGAGCGCATTCTCAAGGCGGTGGAGCAGGGGAAGGGCGCTTCCACTCCGATGATTGCGGCCAGCGAGGCTCCCGAGCGCTTGCAGGCACATGCGGATCGCGAGCTCAACGCCGGGCAGCTCGCCGCCGCCACACTGATTGTCTCTTCGGAGGACCGGACGGTGGTGGTGCAGGGCATAGCCGGCGCCGGCAAGTCGACCATGCTGCAGTCCGTCGCGCGGGTCGCCGAGGCGGAGGGGCGGGCCGTCACGGGCCTCGCCTTCCAGAACAAGATGGTGGCGGACCTCGCAGAGGGCGCCGGAATCAAGTCCCAGACCATCGCCTCCTTCATTCTTGCCAACGAGCGGCACGTCACGAACCGGCAGGGCGACGCCTATGAGCAGGCGCGGGCCGTGTTCGGCGGCCAGATGCTCGTCGTCGACGAGACCTCGATGGTGTCGAGCGACGACATGCTGAAGCTCCATCAAATCTCGGCCGCGCTGGGCGTCGACAAACTCGTTCTCGTTGGCGACCGGCAGCAGCTCTCCTCGATCGATGCCGGAAAGTCGTTCGCGCTCATCCAGGCCGGCGGGGGAACCATGGCGCGCATGGACGAGAACATCCGCCAGCGCACCGATCAGCTGCGCACCGTCGCGGCCCTGGCCAATGTCGGCGAAGCGGGCAAGGCCATGAAGGTGCTTGGCGACAGCGTCATCGAGCACAATAGCCCGGCCTTGCACGCAGCCGAAATGTGGCTCGGACTCTCGAGCGCCGATCGGGAGTCGACGGCGGTGTTCGCGTCGGGCCGCGCCTCGCGCGCGATCATCAATCAACGCATTCAGGACGGGCTTGCGGCCGAGAAGACCGTGCGCGGCGAGGGGATTCACCTCACCGTCTACGAGCGGGTGAATACCACGCGCGAGGAGTTGCGGTACGCATCCACCTACCGGCCCGGACAAACCCTCGAGGTAGGCAGGGGAGGCGGTCAGGACGTCGGCCTCGCCGCCGGCCGCTACGACGTCGACAAGGTCCACCCCAACGGCAAGGTCGATCTTCTCGACGGTCGCCGGCGCATCCGGTTCGACCCACAGAAACTCTCGCCAACCGAGAAGCGCGACCGCCTTCAGCTCAGCGAGAAGAAAGATCTTCATCTGCGCGAAGGCGATCGCATTCGCTGGACCGCCAACGACAAGGGGAGGGGGCTCCACAACGCCGCCCTCGCACGCGTCCTCACCATCGATGCGAGCGGCGTCACCGTCGAAACCGCGAGCAAGGAGCGGCTGACGCTCGACCTGGGCGATCCGATGCTGTCGCGGCTCGACCTCGCTTACTCGCTGAACATGCACATGGCGCAGGGCATCACCACCGACAAGGCGATCACCGTCATGTCGAGCCAGGAGCGCAACCTGTCCAACCAGCGCCTGTTCAACGTCGGCGTCACCCGCGTTCGCGACGAAATGACGATGGTGGTGGACGATAAAGCGAAGCTCGAGCGCCAGCTCGACAACAACCCCGGAAACAAGACCTCGGCGCTCGAAACGGTGGGTCGGCTCGACGTCGACCGGGAACGCGGCACGGGCACCAGCCCGCGCGAAAAATTCGATCCCGGCCCTGTCGATCTGTCGGACTTGCCGCCTTTGCCAGGCGACCCGCCGCTTCCGACTGCCGGGAAGGGCCAGGCTGCGTCTGCACCGGGCGATCCCCTCAAATCACCGCCCGAGCTCAAGCCCGACCGCAGCGACGTGCTGCCGCCGCTGCCGGAACGCAGCCTGGGGCTCGATCTGTGA
- a CDS encoding DUF2726 domain-containing protein: MTQLFGSPIATVFLIVCAVIILALVKSAAAPSGPPAPVAKRFLTDRELAMLAAIERALPAHRIHAQVAMGALLQVPRRLGRKVSPADRNSFSQKIIDFVVQDRETGTIVALIEVDDYTHNAATDAKRDAMTSGAGYTTIRIAAKTKPTLANVREALAPLLHSDRSAGAIADRGANHA; this comes from the coding sequence ATGACACAACTGTTCGGATCGCCAATCGCGACCGTATTTCTTATCGTCTGCGCGGTCATTATACTTGCGCTGGTGAAAAGCGCGGCGGCACCGAGTGGACCGCCCGCGCCGGTGGCCAAGCGCTTTCTTACCGACCGCGAGCTGGCCATGCTCGCGGCGATCGAGCGCGCCCTGCCCGCACACCGCATCCACGCGCAGGTGGCAATGGGGGCTCTCCTGCAGGTTCCACGTCGGCTCGGGCGCAAGGTGTCCCCCGCTGATCGAAACAGCTTCTCGCAGAAGATCATCGACTTCGTAGTGCAGGACCGGGAGACTGGAACGATCGTCGCCTTGATCGAGGTCGACGACTATACCCATAACGCCGCGACCGACGCAAAGCGTGATGCGATGACATCGGGCGCTGGCTACACGACGATCCGCATCGCGGCAAAGACCAAGCCGACGCTGGCGAATGTCCGTGAGGCGCTCGCACCGTTGCTTCATTCGGATCGATCTGCGGGCGCGATCGCGGATCGGGGGGCGAACCATGCTTGA